A single genomic interval of Microbulbifer variabilis harbors:
- the icmH gene encoding type IVB secretion system protein IcmH/DotU yields MSNDSFSTPPSPNAGDRTVMIPTPGAAAPVQPGSSAQPQFFANPGSSADMQIRNSLNPLVSAASKLLGVIIKLRTTMNHSNVPDLHKRLTKEIQAFERESKQLGLAPEAVLTARYLLCTVVDEVVLTTPWGTASGWSQHSLLSLFHKETFGGEKCFSILQRMLETPASHLELLELFYLCLSLGFQGKYRLVQRGHEQIEQIRDELYRTIEQHKSAMDRDLSPHWQGCVERKSGLIHYMPLWVIMSVALGLLVATYSGYRWWLYETTTPVADRVVELTGSDSEPPQGEG; encoded by the coding sequence ATGAGCAACGACAGCTTCAGCACTCCACCGTCGCCCAATGCAGGTGACAGGACCGTAATGATTCCCACTCCAGGTGCCGCAGCTCCGGTGCAGCCCGGTTCATCTGCACAGCCGCAGTTCTTTGCCAATCCCGGCAGTTCAGCGGATATGCAGATTCGCAATAGTTTGAATCCCCTGGTCTCCGCAGCCTCCAAGCTGCTGGGGGTGATTATCAAGCTGCGCACTACCATGAATCACTCCAATGTGCCGGATCTGCACAAGCGGCTGACCAAGGAAATTCAGGCATTTGAGCGGGAATCCAAACAGCTGGGTCTGGCCCCTGAGGCAGTGCTTACCGCGCGCTATCTGCTGTGTACCGTTGTGGATGAAGTGGTGCTGACTACGCCCTGGGGTACGGCGAGTGGTTGGAGTCAGCACTCGTTGCTCAGCCTGTTCCACAAGGAGACTTTTGGTGGTGAGAAATGTTTTTCCATTCTGCAGCGTATGCTGGAAACCCCTGCGTCTCACCTGGAGTTGTTAGAGCTCTTTTATCTTTGCCTCAGTCTCGGTTTTCAAGGCAAGTATCGCTTGGTGCAGCGGGGCCACGAGCAGATTGAGCAGATTCGCGATGAGCTTTATCGGACCATAGAGCAGCACAAATCGGCAATGGACCGCGATCTCTCTCCCCACTGGCAGGGCTGTGTCGAGCGCAAGTCAGGCCTGATTCACTACATGCCTTTGTGGGTGATTATGAGCGTCGCACTGGGGTTGTTGGTTGCCACCTACAGCGGCTATCGCTGGTGGCTTTACGAAACGACTACCCCTGTGGCTGACCGAGTAGTGGAATTAACAGGCAGTGACAGTGAGCCCCCGCAAGGGGAAGGGTGA
- a CDS encoding transposase — MPRLPRLNLIDIPQHIVQVGHNNLPCFFDEEDYQYYLISLRNAADQYHVDVHAYVLLPNMIQIIATPRVPDGIPSMMQSLGRRYVQFVNHRYKRSGTIWRGRYKSSLIDSDAYLLTCYRYVELRPLYLGLADSLGNYQWSSFNHHVNTKHDNLIKDHRLYTDLGENAGQRAQAYRQLFRYSFDSRLLDYIAETIKLGHVLGGDAFKDKIEQIANQRVRPLKRGRPRKSNKIEKQVVETK, encoded by the coding sequence ATGCCTCGTTTGCCCAGGCTCAATCTAATAGATATCCCTCAGCATATTGTGCAAGTTGGTCACAATAATTTGCCGTGCTTCTTTGATGAGGAGGATTATCAATATTATTTGATTAGTTTGCGCAATGCTGCTGATCAGTACCATGTGGATGTGCATGCATACGTCCTGCTGCCCAATATGATTCAGATTATTGCCACCCCGAGGGTTCCGGATGGCATACCTTCAATGATGCAATCTCTAGGGCGTCGTTACGTACAGTTTGTCAATCACCGTTACAAGCGTTCCGGCACCATTTGGCGAGGGCGTTATAAATCCAGCTTGATTGACTCCGATGCCTACCTGCTGACCTGCTACCGCTATGTGGAACTGCGCCCTCTTTATTTGGGACTTGCTGACTCACTGGGAAATTATCAGTGGTCAAGTTTCAATCATCATGTAAACACTAAGCATGATAATTTGATTAAAGATCATCGTTTATATACCGACTTGGGTGAAAATGCCGGGCAACGTGCACAGGCTTATCGCCAGCTTTTTCGCTATAGCTTTGATAGCCGGCTACTGGATTACATTGCTGAAACCATTAAGTTGGGGCATGTTCTGGGTGGAGATGCTTTTAAAGATAAGATTGAACAAATCGCCAATCAGAGGGTTCGTCCGCTGAAAAGGGGACGACCAAGAAAGTCGAATAAAATCGAAAAACAAGTAGTGGAAACCAAATAG
- the tssJ gene encoding type VI secretion system lipoprotein TssJ, which yields MSITKLLKFTLLGILVVSLAACQTTRRTLNLDTSVELSVNIRSDVNPDDDGRASPVVVRVFMLADDRQFAREDFLNLYENAESRLGKDLLDTVILKEFAPGEQRVEELPLTPEVKYIGLLAEFVQYQKADALMVLPITDHKKNSYQIALADTRIGTPDNIAKRRRGIVSPLSRNDTSGKKGDTVTISSEDYDLMKKRLQEAEKSK from the coding sequence GTGTCCATAACAAAGTTACTGAAATTCACCCTACTCGGAATACTGGTAGTTAGCCTGGCAGCGTGCCAAACAACTAGGCGCACCCTTAATCTGGATACTAGTGTCGAGCTCTCGGTCAACATCCGCAGTGACGTCAATCCGGATGATGATGGTCGTGCATCGCCGGTGGTAGTGCGCGTGTTTATGCTGGCAGATGACCGCCAGTTTGCCCGAGAGGATTTCCTCAATCTTTATGAAAATGCGGAATCCCGTCTCGGCAAGGATCTCCTTGATACCGTTATCCTGAAGGAGTTCGCACCTGGTGAGCAGCGTGTGGAAGAGCTGCCTTTGACTCCAGAAGTGAAGTACATCGGTTTATTGGCAGAATTTGTGCAGTATCAAAAAGCCGATGCACTCATGGTGCTGCCGATAACCGACCACAAAAAGAATAGTTATCAGATTGCCCTGGCCGACACGCGTATCGGCACACCCGATAATATCGCCAAGCGACGCCGAGGCATTGTTTCACCGCTATCTCGCAACGATACCAGTGGGAAGAAGGGCGACACGGTGACAATTTCCAGTGAGGACTATGACTTGATGAAGAAGCGTCTTCAGGAAGCGGAAAAATCCAAGTAG
- a CDS encoding type VI secretion system contractile sheath domain-containing protein: MSKATIAAGFQIHGDKNKKEETMDHGSDILKVAILGDFSGRSSRRQCEPETIAQRRVYVLNRDTFEGVFSDLRVSLQLPVMDEPLQLPCFDDLHPDYLYSRLPLFKHFIALGQRLRDPGQFQQAAEEIRQWKPELTETGQEAADYSSEQSILDEILAAGRERLARENGSAFQVDQLIRDIVAPYVQKSVDPMQGEYLNALAEATSDTMRKVMHHSDFRQLEASWLSLHFLMRRLDEHPNLQLHLIDVSKEELLADFASAESDLEKSQVFKLLVERETVAGDRPYNLVLGDFFITDEERDLHLLIDLSTIAEAAGSTLLLGGDTKLAGCPSLAGSVDPDDWYYPLSERFAESWQAVRDYSASEYVALAAPRFMLRLPFGRETSTTEHFDFEELTPDQGHQYYQWGNSAYLLALAICQGFSTTGRFQTPTSATYESLPLHLRKLPQGQWITPCAEALLTDRAAAEFSQAGLSTMRSVQGRDQIVLPSLRSLAGGELKGPWS, encoded by the coding sequence GTGAGCAAAGCCACTATAGCTGCCGGATTTCAAATCCACGGCGATAAAAATAAAAAGGAAGAAACCATGGACCATGGCAGTGATATTCTAAAAGTCGCAATCTTGGGCGATTTTAGTGGTCGCTCCAGCCGTCGTCAGTGCGAGCCTGAGACTATTGCTCAGCGCAGGGTATATGTGCTGAACCGGGATACTTTTGAAGGAGTATTCAGTGATCTTAGGGTGAGCCTGCAGTTGCCGGTGATGGATGAGCCGCTGCAATTACCTTGTTTCGATGATTTACACCCGGATTACCTCTACAGCCGTCTACCGCTTTTCAAACATTTTATAGCGCTCGGTCAACGCCTGCGTGATCCTGGCCAATTCCAGCAAGCCGCAGAGGAGATTCGTCAGTGGAAACCGGAGCTGACTGAAACCGGGCAAGAGGCTGCGGATTATTCATCTGAGCAGTCAATCCTCGATGAGATTCTCGCGGCGGGTCGCGAGCGCCTGGCTAGGGAAAATGGCAGTGCTTTCCAGGTGGATCAACTGATTAGGGACATTGTTGCCCCCTATGTACAAAAAAGCGTGGATCCCATGCAAGGGGAGTATTTAAACGCCTTGGCCGAGGCGACCTCTGACACTATGCGCAAGGTGATGCATCATAGTGATTTCCGCCAGTTGGAGGCGAGCTGGCTCAGTCTGCATTTCTTAATGAGGCGACTAGACGAACATCCAAATTTGCAGCTGCACCTGATTGATGTCAGCAAGGAAGAGCTGCTTGCCGATTTTGCCAGTGCTGAGAGCGATCTGGAAAAGTCTCAGGTTTTTAAATTACTGGTTGAGCGTGAAACAGTCGCCGGTGACCGTCCCTACAACCTCGTGTTGGGTGACTTCTTTATTACGGACGAGGAGAGGGATCTGCATCTGTTGATCGATCTCTCCACTATTGCGGAAGCGGCTGGAAGTACTCTGCTTCTCGGAGGGGACACCAAACTGGCCGGCTGTCCCAGCTTGGCAGGATCAGTTGATCCAGATGATTGGTATTATCCCTTGAGTGAGCGCTTTGCCGAAAGCTGGCAGGCGGTACGGGATTACTCCGCCAGTGAGTATGTTGCACTGGCCGCCCCACGCTTTATGTTACGGCTGCCATTTGGCCGTGAGACCTCCACCACTGAGCATTTTGATTTTGAAGAACTAACCCCCGATCAGGGCCATCAATACTACCAGTGGGGTAATAGTGCCTATCTGCTCGCCTTGGCTATCTGCCAGGGTTTTTCCACAACCGGCAGATTCCAGACTCCCACCTCTGCAACCTATGAAAGCCTGCCTTTGCATCTGCGTAAACTGCCCCAGGGACAGTGGATCACCCCCTGTGCTGAAGCGTTGCTTACCGATCGTGCAGCAGCAGAGTTTAGTCAGGCGGGGCTGAGTACTATGCGCTCGGTACAGGGCCGCGATCAGATTGTCCTCCCCAGTTTAAGATCTCTCGCCGGTGGAGAATTAAAAGGGCCCTGGAGTTAA
- the tagH gene encoding type VI secretion system-associated FHA domain protein TagH codes for MSQEDMDLILSVLADPAGANMLKHTKLFTKDGGSLGRSADNYWVLPDPERVVSSQHAQISFSDGQFFLTDTSTNGTYHNDGDNPLGKGNKLPLSEGDIINVGEYRLKVTLRQPQADSDLPKGLGSADFLDTSDRTTFNASAMAKMQSQAEAKQLDNWLEPGGSNDISQSGEWGYVPQSSQSAPAQDDLLAADPGPLDPMSAFEQPQSFGASDVQGLGSFGSEPQGHAAPGQWSDDEWWKDGSAQDHVPADQHSVQIAPQTPVPSFEAPPSTQPQVPQPQSFQAPASQPQVAPQPPLAPPSQPVAQQQPQFAPAPVSPPPVQMQPQAPQAPQDNPFADSFAAIQGQQVAGAPGFDTAQAPPASPMGFASQGQSFSQLQQPAPVQQSPAPEVPVAPVQPAPVPPVSSVLAATLGLNMNPGQQQIADQQAAEIVRETVSRLIDLLRARSSIKNELRVQRTMIQTEANNPLKFSATERDALEAMFAGNGAFLQPKEAVQDSFDDLSDHQVAVLAGMRAGYSAMLQYFSPDNIERRLGNTSGVFGNKNAKKWEGFSAIYRELVGDPDACYRKLFGDEFAVTYENQLSELKNARQLKN; via the coding sequence GTGAGTCAGGAAGACATGGATCTAATTCTCTCAGTATTGGCCGACCCCGCAGGGGCCAATATGCTCAAGCACACCAAGCTGTTCACTAAAGATGGGGGTAGTCTGGGGCGCTCTGCTGATAATTACTGGGTGCTACCCGATCCCGAACGTGTTGTCTCATCTCAGCACGCGCAAATTTCTTTCAGTGATGGGCAATTTTTCCTGACAGATACCAGCACTAACGGTACCTATCATAACGATGGCGATAACCCGCTGGGTAAAGGCAATAAACTCCCTCTGAGCGAGGGGGATATCATCAATGTGGGTGAATATCGCCTCAAGGTGACGTTGCGACAGCCTCAGGCCGATAGTGACCTGCCAAAGGGATTGGGCAGTGCCGATTTTCTCGATACTTCCGATCGCACCACCTTCAATGCCAGTGCTATGGCCAAGATGCAGAGCCAAGCGGAGGCAAAGCAGCTGGATAACTGGTTGGAACCCGGTGGCAGCAACGATATTTCCCAGTCTGGCGAATGGGGTTACGTCCCACAGAGTAGTCAGAGTGCTCCCGCGCAGGATGATTTACTGGCTGCAGATCCGGGTCCACTGGACCCTATGTCGGCTTTTGAGCAGCCACAGTCTTTCGGCGCGTCAGATGTGCAGGGACTCGGTTCATTTGGTAGCGAACCCCAAGGGCATGCGGCGCCAGGACAGTGGTCCGATGATGAGTGGTGGAAAGATGGCAGTGCCCAGGACCATGTGCCGGCAGATCAACATTCTGTGCAAATTGCTCCACAAACTCCGGTCCCATCATTTGAGGCTCCTCCCTCCACACAGCCTCAAGTACCTCAGCCGCAATCTTTCCAGGCGCCAGCTTCGCAACCCCAGGTAGCTCCTCAGCCTCCGCTTGCGCCCCCATCACAGCCAGTTGCCCAACAGCAGCCCCAGTTCGCCCCAGCGCCAGTGTCACCACCCCCGGTACAAATGCAGCCACAAGCCCCGCAGGCTCCACAGGATAATCCCTTTGCGGATTCTTTTGCGGCAATACAGGGACAACAGGTAGCGGGCGCACCGGGCTTTGATACTGCACAGGCGCCTCCTGCAAGCCCTATGGGTTTTGCCTCTCAGGGGCAGAGCTTTTCCCAATTGCAACAACCGGCTCCTGTTCAGCAGAGCCCGGCGCCTGAAGTACCGGTAGCACCGGTGCAGCCAGCCCCGGTTCCTCCGGTATCCAGTGTGCTGGCGGCAACGCTGGGCCTGAATATGAATCCTGGGCAACAACAAATAGCCGATCAACAGGCCGCGGAGATCGTCCGCGAAACGGTTTCCCGCCTGATCGACCTCCTACGTGCGCGCAGCAGTATCAAGAATGAGCTGCGTGTACAGCGCACTATGATCCAGACAGAGGCGAATAACCCACTGAAATTCAGTGCCACGGAAAGAGATGCGTTGGAGGCGATGTTCGCCGGTAATGGTGCTTTTTTACAGCCCAAGGAGGCGGTGCAGGATAGTTTCGATGATCTCTCCGATCACCAGGTCGCGGTGCTGGCGGGGATGCGCGCTGGTTACAGTGCGATGCTGCAGTATTTCAGCCCGGACAATATTGAACGTCGCCTGGGGAATACCTCTGGTGTATTCGGCAATAAGAATGCAAAGAAATGGGAGGGCTTCAGCGCGATATATCGGGAATTAGTGGGCGATCCGGATGCTTGTTACCGCAAGCTTTTCGGTGATGAGTTTGCTGTGACTTATGAAAACCAGTTGTCTGAGCTGAAGAATGCCAGACAGCTGAAAAATTAA
- the tssK gene encoding type VI secretion system baseplate subunit TssK translates to MSVNNKVIWSEGMFLRPQHFQQQDRYLEQLVEARTASLGPYTWGVLELAIDSEPLSMGKISLSRVRAIFPDGTPILAPENEILPDVLDVPVNTRDEIVYLCVPMKRPGSQESIRDQEDFPQARYQTANFDARNSAAASGESARIQVGKLRVCLKLESDDLSGYASIGIARIRERQPEKPVELDSGYIPPLLNAETSAVIKAYIEEVKGLLDHRGSALGHRLSDSGRSGSAEIADYLLLQVINRFEPLLKQITAQPRLHPHSLFVELLQLAGELSTFTSSTKRPPEIPSYSHENLQLSFAGLFSALRQSLSTVLEQTAIAMELVQRKFGIYVAPVSDPSLLKTASFVMAAKADMPGDLLRSRFPTQAKVAPVEAIRELISAQLPGLSLRPLPVAPRQIPYHAGFTYFEMERSGELWQAMQRSGGFAVHLGAEFPGLTMELWAIRNN, encoded by the coding sequence ATGTCGGTTAACAACAAGGTGATCTGGAGTGAGGGCATGTTTTTACGCCCTCAACATTTCCAGCAGCAGGACCGCTATCTCGAACAGTTAGTTGAGGCTCGCACAGCTTCGCTGGGGCCCTATACCTGGGGTGTGCTGGAGCTGGCGATCGATAGTGAACCGCTCTCTATGGGAAAGATATCGCTATCCCGTGTACGTGCGATATTTCCCGATGGTACGCCAATTCTTGCACCGGAAAATGAAATCCTACCGGATGTCCTGGATGTGCCGGTTAACACCCGCGATGAGATCGTCTATCTATGTGTACCGATGAAGCGTCCCGGCAGCCAGGAATCCATCCGTGACCAGGAAGATTTTCCCCAAGCGCGCTACCAGACAGCAAACTTCGATGCGCGCAATAGTGCCGCAGCCTCCGGGGAGTCTGCCCGTATCCAGGTGGGCAAACTGCGAGTGTGTCTCAAGCTTGAGAGCGATGATCTCAGCGGATACGCGTCTATTGGTATCGCTAGAATACGCGAACGCCAGCCGGAGAAACCGGTCGAGTTGGATTCAGGCTATATTCCGCCGCTATTGAATGCAGAGACTTCAGCGGTAATCAAAGCCTATATCGAAGAGGTTAAAGGCCTGTTGGATCACCGCGGCTCCGCGCTGGGACACCGCTTGAGTGATAGTGGCCGCAGTGGCTCAGCAGAGATTGCCGATTACCTGTTACTGCAGGTTATTAATCGTTTTGAACCTCTATTAAAACAGATTACTGCTCAGCCACGCCTGCACCCGCACAGTTTGTTTGTGGAGTTGCTGCAATTGGCTGGTGAGCTGTCGACATTTACTTCATCGACCAAGCGCCCACCGGAAATCCCCAGTTACTCGCACGAAAACCTACAACTCAGCTTTGCTGGGTTGTTTTCAGCCCTGCGCCAGTCGCTCTCTACAGTTCTGGAGCAGACAGCTATTGCCATGGAGTTGGTGCAGAGAAAGTTTGGTATTTATGTGGCCCCGGTTTCCGATCCCTCGCTACTGAAAACGGCCAGCTTCGTGATGGCTGCTAAAGCCGATATGCCCGGCGACCTGTTGCGCAGTCGTTTCCCCACGCAGGCCAAAGTGGCGCCAGTGGAAGCTATCCGTGAGTTGATTTCCGCCCAGCTGCCGGGATTGTCATTGCGCCCCTTGCCTGTGGCGCCGAGACAAATTCCCTATCACGCGGGTTTTACCTATTTCGAAATGGAGCGCAGCGGTGAGCTGTGGCAGGCCATGCAGAGATCTGGAGGCTTTGCGGTGCATCTCGGCGCGGAATTCCCGGGGCTGACCATGGAGCTCTGGGCCATAAGGAATAATTGA
- a CDS encoding Stp1/IreP family PP2C-type Ser/Thr phosphatase encodes MDQISLAVNGRTDIGQVREENEDSIRWYASADQPFAYIVIADGMGGYTGGATASKIAAETVQFHLEDLLKHTFLSCTPEQQQLILRATLIDAINSANNALLNTKNTNPHFAKMGTTIVVAVMWHDFLIVAHIGDSRAYLWNNFGLQRLTRDHSVVQEMIDSGQISEEQAQQSSVRNHITRALGVSNSVEAEINSWKLTENALLLLCTDGLTEYLDDHAIERVLATHRPALECVYRFIDDANRMGGRDNISAGILEYSSQPAAQILAQEQSATQRPKSPDVTIRKAQR; translated from the coding sequence ATGGATCAGATAAGTCTGGCGGTCAACGGACGCACTGACATTGGTCAAGTTCGCGAGGAAAACGAGGATAGTATTCGCTGGTATGCCAGCGCCGACCAACCTTTCGCCTATATCGTGATAGCGGATGGTATGGGGGGATACACAGGCGGTGCCACAGCTAGCAAAATAGCGGCAGAAACCGTTCAATTCCATTTAGAAGATCTTTTAAAACATACCTTTCTCTCCTGCACACCCGAGCAACAACAATTGATTTTACGCGCGACTTTGATCGACGCTATCAACAGTGCCAACAACGCCCTCCTAAACACAAAAAATACCAACCCGCATTTTGCAAAAATGGGAACAACAATTGTTGTCGCTGTTATGTGGCACGATTTCCTGATCGTCGCGCATATTGGTGATTCTCGCGCTTATCTATGGAATAACTTCGGCTTACAGCGCCTTACACGCGATCACAGTGTTGTTCAGGAAATGATAGACAGTGGTCAAATAAGCGAGGAGCAGGCACAGCAGTCCAGTGTACGAAATCACATAACCCGCGCTTTGGGCGTTTCCAATTCTGTAGAAGCAGAAATTAATAGCTGGAAATTAACAGAGAACGCTTTGCTATTACTCTGCACTGATGGCTTAACTGAATATCTGGACGATCATGCGATTGAGCGAGTGCTTGCCACTCACCGCCCTGCTCTGGAGTGTGTTTATCGCTTTATTGATGATGCCAACAGAATGGGAGGGCGCGACAATATTAGTGCGGGTATTCTTGAATACTCCTCCCAACCCGCAGCGCAGATACTCGCACAAGAGCAGAGCGCAACCCAAAGACCAAAATCACCAGATGTAACTATCAGAAAAGCGCAACGATAA